The following are encoded in a window of Colletotrichum lupini chromosome 3, complete sequence genomic DNA:
- a CDS encoding PA domain-containing protein: MPNHEPSCFDIASRRTALVDVPLTHRPPDSRSRPATTATMPSDRDHRYESVPPIPSYDEALATSGPADPSEWQQPPRSPLDDRSQAETESQSLLNRNGLATSSRRPNGYRPPTVETDDEDSSWGSDDDGDETAYVRREMQELEIGDAEDRSRPSIWGKRIPFALSLSRWKWSWRWRMPNLRPTIRLPSGSADNPNNPNEANATTTRPRFTFPQWDKDKARTAIIIFARVFAVVFVMGILYALFMSDLFTSMARRMNGGLRFNPEDVRLYVQQNVEGRRLKASVAHYTKYAHMAGTEGDYALAMDVESMFTRAGLDYVNVDEYYVYMNYPKAGGRAVEIIGDDGKPKWSAKLEEEEIGGEAAGHQTFVFHGLSKSGDVKGPLIYANYGARSDYKKLADHGIDTKGAIALVRYYGTQANLALKVKAAEDAGFAGCIVYSDPADDGFRLGDVAPNGRFMPADGVQRGSVALSNWVLGDPLTPGWESKKNLPRMKPDESKGLTKIPSLPLAWRDAQILLQHLKGHGEQVPKEWAGGVPDIAEWWTGNLSSPIVRLKNDNDVVEQKGIWNVYGKIEGIEQDQKSIIIGNHRDAWSFGATEPHSGTAVLIEMARIFGTLVSKGWRPLRSIEFMSWDAEEYNMIGSTEFVEHNDELLRQNAFAYINLDSAVAGSEFHAAGSPVFKQAVLRVIDRVFDAGLNATVRDLWNQREGDLEELGMDGDWVPFQNIAGTSSLDLGFRGARFPAQSSYDNYEWVQRIGDPEFAYHVMMGQIVGLLILELADKPILPFDMVGYSERIERYINDLANFCEHMGAGTQDKFSLEPLKKLIAETKVNVKGFSMWEMTWESTVMGGGGWESGDMGDKRIQFNNHMADFETALLDLEQGGGIPDRTQFKHVIFGPQAWSGNKPVTFAAIRDAVEAGNWELANKLVEKTARIIQNATNALSEWEKAAESS, translated from the exons ATGCCAAATCACGAACCTTCGTGTTTCGACATCGCCAGCCGCAGA ACGGCTTTGGTCGACGTCCCTTTGACACATCGCCCCCCTGATTCTCGTTCCCGACCGGCGACTACCGCAACGATGCCGTCGGATCGCGATCACCGGTACGAATCTGTACCCCCCATCCCAAGTTACGATGAAGCTCTCGCCACAAGCGGCCCGGCCGACCCCTCAGAATGGCAGCAACCCCCGCGCTCTCCGCTAGACGATCGCTCCCAGGCTGAGACTGAGTCGCAGTCGCTGCTCAATAGAAATGGCCTCGCAACTTCATCACGTCGCCCAAACGGGTATAGGCCGCCAACAGTCGAAACAGATGACGAAGATAGCTCATGGGGCAGCGACGATGATGGAGACGAAACGGCATATGTGCGCCGGGAGATGCAAGAGCTCGAAATAGGGGATGCAGAGGACAGATCGCGCCCGTCAATATGGGGGAAACGGATACCATTCGCCCTCTCCTTATCACGCTGGAAGTGGTCTTGGCGATGGCGGATGCCAAATTTGCGTCCAACAATTCGACTGCCCTCGGGCTCGGCCGACAACCCCAACAATCCGAACGAGGCGAatgcgacgacgacgagaccGCGATTCACTTTCCCGCAATGGGACAAGGACAAGGCGCGGACGGCCATTATCATTTTTGCCCGGGTGTTTGCTGTTGTGTTCGTCATGGGCATTCTTTACGCACTTTTCATGAGCGATCTTTTCACGAGCATGGCTAGGCGCATGAACGGCGGACTGCGCTTCAACCCCGAGGATGTACGCTTGTACGTGCAGCAAAATGTCGAGGGCCGCCGGCTGAAGGCGTCGGTAGCTCATTACACAAAATACGCCCACATGGCAGGAACTGAGGGCGACTACGCTCTGGCTATGGACGTCGAGTCCATGTTCACCAGAGCCGGGCTGGATTACGTCAACGTTGACGAATACTACGTGTACATGAACTATCCGAAGGCCGGAGGACGCGCTGTGGAGATTATTGGCGACGACGGGAAGCCGAAGTGGTCAGCGAAgctggaagaagaggaaatcGGAGGAGAAGCAGCTGGACACCAGACGTTTGTGTTCCACGGACTATCCAAGTCAGGAGATGTTAAAGGACCTTTGATCTATGCCAACTATGGCGCGAGGTCGGATTACAAGAAGCTTGCGGATCATGGGATCGACACCAAGGGCGCGATCGCTCTCGTTCGTTATTATGGCACCCAGGCGAATTTGGCCCTCAAAGTCAAGGCAGCAGAGGATGCCGGCTTTGCAGGCTGCATCGTGTACAGCGATCCAGCTGATGACGGGTTTAGATTGGGCGATGTAGCACCCAATGGCCGCTTCATGCCCGCCGATGGTGTTCAGAGAGGCTCCGTTGCGCTGTCGAACTGGGTCCTTGGTGACCCCCTGACTCCTGGCTGGGAGAGCAAGAAGAACCTGCCGCGTATGAAGCCCGATGAGAGCAAGGGTCTGACCAAGATCCCCAGTCTGCCCCTCGCGTGGCGTGACGCACAGATTCTACTACAGCATCTCAAGGGCCATGGTGAGCAAGTGCCGAAGGAATGGGCGGGAGGTGTTCCTGATATCGCGGAGTGGTGGACTGGCAACCTTTCTTCGCCCATTGTACGACTCAAGAACGACAACGACGTTGTTGAGCAGAAGGGCATCTGGAACGTGTACGGCAAAATCGAAGGCATTGAGCAGGATCAGAAGTCCATCATCATTGGAAACCACCGGGATGCTTGGTCATTTGGCGCGACTGAGCCTCACTCTGGCACGGCGGTGCTGATTGAGATGGCACGCATCTTTGGCACACTCGTCTCCAAGGGTTGGCGCCCTCTGCGCAGTATCGAGTTCATGTCGTGGGACGCCGAGGAGTACAACATGATCGGCTCCACGGAATTCGTCGAGCACAATGACGAACTATTGCGACAAAACGCATTTGCTTACATCAACCTCGACTCTGCTGTGGCAGGCAGCGAATTCCACGCTGCGGGATCGCCCGTCTTTAAGCAAGCTGTCCTCCGCGTAATCGATCGTGTCTTTGATGCGGGCCTGAATGCGACAGTCCGTGACCTGTGGAACCAGCGGGAGGGTGACCTGGAAGAGCTTGGAATGGACGGCGACTGGGTTCCCTTCCAAAACATTGCCGGCACCAGCTCTCTCGATCTCGGCTTCAGGGGCGCACGATTCCCCGCGCAATCAAGCTACGACAACTACGAATGGGTTCAACGCATCGGCGACCCAGAATTTGCGTACCACGTCATGATGGGCCAGATTGTCGGCCTCTTGATCCTGGAGCTCGCGGACAAGCCCATTCTACCATTCGACATGGTGGGCTACAGCGAGCGCATCGAGCGCTACATCAACGACCTGGCCAACTTTTGCGAGCACATGGGCGCGGGTACGCAGGACAAATTCTCGCTGGAGCCCCTCAAGAAGCTCATTGCGGAAACCAAGGTCAACGTCAAGGGCTTCTCCATGTGGGAGATGACGTGGGAGAGCACAGTCATGGGCGGTGGCGGCTGGGAGTCGGGCGATATGGGAGACAAGCGCATTCAGTTCAACAACCACATGGCCGACTTTGAGACGGCGCTGCTGGACCTTGAGCAGGGTGGTGGT ATCCCCGATCGCACCCAGTTCAAGCACGTCATCTTTGGGCCCCAAGCCTGGTCCGGCAACAAGCCCGTCACGTTTGCCGCCATTCGCGACGCCGTTGAGGCCGGCAACTGGGAGCTCGCGAACAAGCTCGTCGAGAAGACGGCGCGCATCATCCAGAACGCGACAAATGCGTTATCTGAGTGGGAGAAGGCTGCAGAGAGCAGCTGA
- a CDS encoding SET domain-containing protein, translating to MVLKRRLVDFQREQDPFAVKVFLPPTDHYRQRNWIMTSPEQQMDTLREGLSRVILDQLAETLRDYSSGNLANPVLRFEAFIQDGEPGTQGQTPRSPVVSKMVDLSGIISQSANNSPNTSHAGRENTIEHPTPPTISPQLMMDDVAASASRAFVRTQRTPSQGPPQMSPETDANAFIQRRGTGALRPVRGAAPVEEEQPDSQRHMQVANNFPKRAKIQTDVVFIPQQPSIDKFVVSVWEQIHGGISLDPQSLLEQWQLTATAATATINNAGKIHVPEQLELGLLQAPSADGTLTEIDMEGTFNRSNIFCRKVTQASRACRSIEVIVQARWIEHFDSYVELLAITNPGMSPTKRRKAALIEACNDFGWSEKELRNKMAIWRGYKEIKDAGGWAALVFAGMGLYRFCKYRVGFNPDSMQRLRCLRPRIEVAADTLHPTWRQLLMIVGEGAQRRFCGHPHDWVVRQDGSDPVPLRSTYLEYDPYFSFEQLEHSVMDMSAWGTDDPRWVPPMNAVACVQGMHTCHSCGQEQSEDPKINSCYCFPTLFGSGRRSPCPVQVFRTSDGRNNGLMALCPFERGAAIGEFVGLITKDLQNMDVMDSSTGVRAYQIWQGRQGNFTRFVNHSCKSNAQFQQFVWMSTQRIILVSKGIEAGHEVTVDYSGSYWRGLDKECLCGESCCRYRNAAR from the exons ATGGTGTTGAAGCGTCGACTAGTTGATTTCCAGCGCGAACAAGATCCCTTCGCCGTCAAGGTGTTTCTCCCGCCGACCGATCATTACCGCCAACGCAACTGGATCATGACGTCCCCGGAGCAGCAGATGGACACCCTGCGAGAAGGTCTTAGCCGGGTGATTCTAGACCAGCTTGCGGAAACTCTGCGGGATTATTCGTCTGGAAACTTGGCGAACCCGGTGCTTCGATTTGAAGCTTTCATTCAGGACGGCGAGCCGGGAACGCAGGGGCAAACACCCCGCTCTCCCGTGGTTTCG AAAATGGTAGACTTGTCTGGCATCATTTCACAGAGCGCAAATAACAGCCCGAATACGAGCCATGCGGGAAGAGAAAACACCATCGAACACCCGACACCGCCCACCATCAGCCCGCAATTGATGATGGACGATGTCGCGGCAAGCGCCAGCCGGGCTTTTGTCCGGACACAACGGACGCCATCCCAAGGACCGCCACAAATGTCACCCGAGACCGATGCAAATGCTTTTATTCAAAGAAGAGGAACGGGAGCTCTACGACCAGTCAGGGGAGCCGCTCCAGTGGAGGAAGAGCAGCCGGACAGCCAGAGGCATATGCAGGTTGCCAACAACTTTCCTAAACGCGCAAAGATTCAGACAGACGTCGTCTTCATCCCGCAACAGCCGTCCATTGACAAATTCGTCGTCAGCGTTTGGGAGCAGATCCACGGTGGTATCAGCTTAGATCCCCAGAGTCTGCTTGAACAGTGGCAGCTCACGGCAacggcagcaacagcaaccaTCAACAATGCTGGCAAGATTCACGTTCCCGAGCAGCTCGAGCTCGGCTTGCTCCAGGCGCCCTCGGCAGACGGCACGCTGACTGAGATCGACATGGAGGGAACCTTCAACCGCAGCAACATCTTTTGCCGAAAGGTTACGCAAGCCAGCCGCGCGTGCCGCTCGATTGAGGTCATTGTCCAAGCGCGGTGGATCGAGCACTTCGACTCGTATGTCGAGCTGCTTGCCATCACGAACCCGGGCATGTCCCCTACCAAACGCCGCAAGGCGGCGCTCATTGAGGCGTGTAACGATTTTGGATGGTCTGAGAAGGAGTTGCGGAATAAGATGGCCATCTGGCGCGGCTACAAGGAAATAAAGGACGCGGGAGGTTGGGCCGCGCTCGTCTTCGCCGGCATGGGACTTTACCGCTTCTGCAAGTACCGAGTTGGATTTAATCCGGATAGCATGCAACGACTCCGGTGCCTCCGGCCCCGAATTGAGGTCGCCGCCGACACTCTTCACCCCACGTGGCGCCAACTACTCATGATTGTCGGCGAGGGCGCACAGCGTCGGTTCTGCGGTCACCCGCATGACTGGGTTGTCCGCCAGGACGGTTCGGACCCGGTTCCGCTCCGGTCGACATATCTCGAATATGACCCTTACTTCAGCTTCGAACAGCTCGAACACTCCGTCATGGACATGAGCGCGTGGGGCACCGATGATCCGCGATGGGTGCCGCCGATGAACGCCGTTGCTTGCGTCCAGGGCATGCACACATGTCACTCGTGCGGCCAGGAGCAGTCCGAAGACCCCAAGATCAACTCGTGCTACTGCTTCCCGACGCTATTCGGGTCCGGGCGTCGGAGCCCCTGCCCGGTGCAGGTGTTCCGGACCTCGGACGGACGCAACAACGGCCTGATGGCTCTTTGTCCGTTCGAGCGCGGCGCGGCGATAGGAGAGTTTGTCGGCCTCATCACAAAAGACTTGCAAAATATGGACGTCATGGACAGCTCGACGGGTGTCCGGGCCTATCAGATCTGGCAGGGACGGCAGGGCAACTTCACGAGGTTCGTCAACCACAGCTGCAAGTCCAACGCGCAATTCCAGCAGTTTGTGTGGATGAGCACGCAGCGCATCATCCTGGTGAGCAAGGGCATTGAGGCGGGTCACGAGGTCACGGTGGACTATTCTGGGAGCTACTGGCGCGGTTTGGACAAAGAATGTCTCTGCGGAGAGTCATGCTGTCGGTATAGGAACGCGGCTCGATAG
- a CDS encoding FAD binding domain-containing protein, with amino-acid sequence MSPGLKNVIIVGAGPAGQLLGLLLGRDAIPVTIVEQTLELDDKPRATHYAPPAMKVLNRAGLGSDLRKYGFLPDGVAWRKPDGTRIAGISNEIDGDDPDRMVALPLCDLARLIYDHSKHLPSVTYLFHHRVTAIGQDDSRAWVDVENGDTGDKSQLFGDFVIGCDGANSIVRRSLFGNEFPGKTWDEQNVATNVYYDFSRFGYSDSNFILDSKDWFMAAKITKDGLWRVTYGEATGSTPEEILGRQPERFRSILPGHPKPDEYKLVSISPYKVHQRLAKRMIAGRILLAADAAHLCNPFGGLGLTGGIVDVEGLYECLSGIHRNKASLSILEVYDQVRRQKYQDIIDPISSENLRRMFSVHPDEVLASDPFLKLCKDAESDQEKLKELSKGAQALGYDFTKHYTSGDGGVGGGLGTRL; translated from the exons ATGTCCCCAGGGCTGAAAAAT GTTATCATTGTCGGGGCCGGCCCTGCTGGGCAGCTGCTAGGGCTGCTTCTGGGTCGGGACGCCATTCCCGTTACGATCGTCGAGCAGACATTGGAGCTCGACGATAAGCCCAGAGCCACCCACTACGCTCCACCGGCGATGAAGGTCCTGAATCGCGCCGGCCTGGGGAGCGACCTGCGGAAATACGGGTTTCTTCCCGATGGAGTTGCATGGCGCAAGCCAGACGGGACGCGCATTGCGGGCATCAGCAACGAGATTGACGGTGATGATCCAGATCGCATGGTTGCACTGCCCTTGTGCGACCTGGCGCGGTTGATCTACGATCACTCGAAGCATCTACCATCCGTCACGTACCTGTTTCATCATCGGGTGACAGCAATCGGTCAGGACGATTCCCGTGCCTGGGTCGACGTGGAGAACGGGGACACAGGGGACAAGTCACAGCTTTTTGGAGACTTTGTTATTGGGTGCGACGGGGCTAACAGTATTGTCCGGCGATCGTTGTTTGGGAACGAATTTCCTGGCAAGACATGGGATGAGCAGAATGTGGCCACGAAC GTCTACTACGACTTTAGTCGCTTTGGGTACTCAGACTCCAACTTCATTCTAGACTCAAAGGACTGGTTCATGGCGGCCAAAATCACCAAAGATGGCCTATGGCGTGTAACGTATGGTGAAGCTACGGGCTCGACCCCCGAAGAGATTCTCGGCAGGCAGCCGGAGAGGTTTAGAAGTATACTACCTGGACACCCTAAACCGGACGAGTACAAGCTCGTCAGTATCAGCCCATACAAGGTCCATCAACGGCTAGCCAAGAGAATGATTGCCGGCCGGATTTTGCTCGCTGCAGATGCAGCGCACCTCTGCAACCCCTT TGGGGGTCTCGGCCTCACCGGCGGCATCGTCGACGTGGAAGGCCTCTACGAGTGTTTGTCCGGGATACATCGCAATAAGGCGAGCCTGAGCATTCTGGAAGTCTACGACCAAGTGCGGCGACAGAAGTATCAAGACATTATTGACCCGATATCCAGCGAGAATTTGCGACGCATGTTCAGCGTCCACCCCGACGAGGTGCTGGCTTCCGACCCGTTCCTCAAGCTTTGCAAAGATGCTGAATCGGATCAAGAAAAGCTGAAGGAACTGAGCAAG GGCGCACAAGCACTGGGCTATGACTTTACGAAGCATTACACTTCTGGAGATGGTGGTGTAGGAGGGGGACTAGGCACTCGTCTTTAG
- a CDS encoding carboxylesterase: protein MVSNAQDFDHPIIGKVKGKASDGVIQFLGLKYATLQHWFDNAKLVQYDGSGLNATRHGPQAVSDPDGVKNEHMIIQKSLPIPEFPGLSGTECLNLNLTAPLEIGDLKQVPVLVFIHGGGFGTGSNWWPQYDTKRIVQHSNKLGKPIIAVNINYRLGIPGFLTSEELRKEGFKSNQGHHDQRMALEWVGKYVSGFGGNPQSVTVVGESAGGISAGRLLYSEKALASQLIILGGSPPSLAPLELGVAEQAYKGVVKALGAEDVSSSERIKILSRASPEELSSKIGRSLPFLPVLDEETVPFVPTFETASAGKLIPKTTSCKAIMVGYAPLDASIFGFMGLFQRKENIAASFTQIINTALSHHAGIAAQILQAYDINDTTNDDEAFIRVLQFASDIGFRATAESFANSFHGDSYLLEFAEPNPWEGPFRGYSTHVLDVAFLFQNYKEHLGEEQRKSVESFVTDIVDFVHGQAPWKRFQDAGGRVVYQDGTRAYKEAGASTARYDLLLELGEKIGLDTLLKVRNPVRISVTLFVLSYAIGITMAYTLESKSLGSTLCGVDLGTIAQFRGIPYGKIVSRFAKPEPLVALPQDINCTEFGPRCPQVKVDVGHLLRIPPEHRLPVEAEDEFRCLNLDVTVPKSQELLTAQRLPVLVWIHGGSQAVTFGSAASGVCDTRRIVEDSVNLSKPVIVVTVQYRLNIFAFGSESSSSNLALQDQSLALKWVTDHIPDFGGDPNDVSLAGESAGAVYCHAHIAAGIEVRRVILSSGSLYLSPPQPRTKASVLRQTLVNHLGTLGDFDLSTAPVEKLVKAIELAGIHSWFLQVDPTLVGWETAIGAAESVMIGDVRDEAILWREGIWKMEASEIAQAFSYAGEHQDTLKKLYNIHSDRASASKVGALDFMNDYKFLLPAENIARLFRAANKPAYRYLVDECNPWQPSNGAHHAVDLLFLFGGFDLSFAPGAQQTGKQMRKSVIEFLHAQEPWQLGSYAAFGPYGMFQELDSVGVKLRRRSEEAEFLHSVPSEILDKVFFALAAGRISLLN from the exons ATGGTCTCAAATGCCCAAGATTTCGATCACCCAATCATTGGGAAAGTGAAGGGCAAAGCATCCGACGGAGTAATCCAGTTCCTCGGCCTCAAGTATGCTACTCTACAGCACTGGTTCGACAATGCGAAGCTTGTCCAGTACGATGGCAGTGGACTCAACGCTACACGCCACGG TCCGCAAGCCGTATCCGACCCAGACGGAGTGAAGAATGAACACATGATCATTCAGAAGTCGCTCCCAATACCCGAGTTCCCCGGTCTCTCGGGGACCGAGTGTCTCAATCTGAATCTCACAGCGCCCCTGGAAATTGGTGACCTAAAGCAAGTGCCAGTTCTGGTTTTCATTCACGGCGGAGGGTTCGGCACGGGATCCAACTGGTGGCCTCAGTATGATACCAAGCGCATAGTCCAACATTCAAACAAGCTTGGGAAGCCCATCATCGCCGTCAACATCAA TTACCGCCTCGGAATCCCTGGATTTCTGACATCAGAGGAGCTTCGCAAAGAAGGATTCAAAAGCAATCAAGGTCATCATGATCAGAGGATGGCTTTGGAGTGGGTGGGAAAATACGTGTCGGGATTCGGGGGAAATCCTCAGAGTGTGACCGTTGTAGGTGAAAGCGCTGGTGGCA TCTCGGCGGGCCGTCTATTATACTCTGAGAAAGCTCTTGCCTCTCAACTCATTATCTTGGGAGGCTCGCCGCCGTCCCTCGCACCCCTGGAGCTCGGTGTGGCTGAGCAGGCGTACAAAGGCGTTGTAAAAGCTTTGGGAGCTGAAGATGTGAGTTCGAGTGAACGTATCAAGATCTTGTCAAGGGCGTCCCCCGAAGAGCTCTCCTCGAAGATTGGCAGAAGCCTTCCTTTCCTGCCGGTTCTCGATGAAGAAACAGTCCCGTTCGTGCCGACGTTCGAGACGGCGTCAGCTGGGAAGCTAATTCCCAAGACAACATCTTGTAAAGCTATCATGGTCGGGTACGCCCCCTTGGAT GCGAGCATATTTGGGTTTATGGGTCTTTTCCAGCGAAAGGAGAACATCGCAGCCTCGTTCACGCAAATCATCAACACAGCTCTGTCACACCATGCCGGCATTGCTGCACAGATTCTGCAGGCATACGACATTAATGACACCACAAACGATGATGAGGCTTTCATCCGAGTTCTGCAATTCGCCTCTGATATTGGATTTCGGGCAACGGCAGAGTCATTTGCCAACAGCTTTCACGGCGACTCCTATTTGTTGGAGTTTGCCGAGCCCAATCCGTGGGAAGGGCCATTTAGGGGCTACAGCACGCATGTCCTCGACGTGGCATTCCTCTTCCAAAACTATAAGGAACATCTTGGAGAGGAGCAGCGAAAGTCCGTCGAATCATTTGTCACCGACATAGTTGACTTTGTTCATGGTCAAGCTCCATGGAAGCGGTTTCAAGATGCCGGCGGGCGGGTGGTGTACCAAGATGGGACGAGAGCTTACAAGGAGGCCGGGGCTAGCACGGCACGATATGATTTGCTGCTCGAGTTGGGTGAAAAGATTGGGCTGGACACACTACTGAAGG TTAGAAATCCTGTCAGAATTAGCGTAACTCTGTTTGTTCTTTCCTATGCCATTGGAATAACGATGGCCTATACTCTCGAAAGCAAATCTCTGGGTTCAACTCTATGTGGCGTTGATTTAGGGACGATCGCACAGTTTAGAGGCATCCCATATGGCAAGATTGTTTCGCGATTTGCCAAACCCGAGCCATTAGTGGCACTGCCGCAAGACATCAACTGTACTGAGTTTGG CCCTCGGTGTCCACAAGTCAAAGTTGATGTAGGGCATCTATTGCGTATACCTCCTGAGCACAGGCTACCCGTTGAGGCCGAAGATGAGTTTCGATGCCTCAACTTGGACGTTACGGTGCCCAAATCACAAGAACTGCTGACGGCTCAAAGATTACCTGTTTTGGTCTGGATACACG GCGGCTCACAGGCGGTTACTTTTGGAAGCGCGGCCTCTGGCGTGTGCG ACACGAGAAGAATAGTGGAAGATTCCGTGAACTTGAGTAAACCCGTCATCGTCGTGACAGTTCAGTACAGACTCAACATCTTCGCGTTCGGAAGCGAAAGTAGCTCGAGTAACCTCGCTCTGCAAGATCAATCATTGGCTCTCAAATGGGTCACTGATCACATTCCGGATTTTGGAGGTGACCCG AATGATGTCTCACTGGCTGGAGAAAGTGCTGGAGCGGTATACTGCCACGCCCACATAGCGGCTGGCATTGAAGTAAGAAGAGTCATACTCTCTTCTGGCTCGCTGTACCTTTCTCCTCCTCAGCCAAGGACAAAGGCTTCTGTTTTACGCCAAACACTCGTGAATCATCTTGGTACACTGGGTGACTTTGACTTGAGCACAGCCCCTGTTGAAAAATTGGTGAAGGCCATAGAACTGGCTGGAATACATTCATGGTTCCTTCAAGTGGATCCTACTCTTGTTGGGTGGGAGACAGCCATAGGGGCTGCGGAGAGCGTGATGATAGGTGATGTTCGAGACGAG GCCATTCTCTGGCGAGAGGGCATATGGAAAATGGAAGCTTCAGAGATTGCTCAGGCATTCAGCTATGCCGGCGAACACCAGGACACGCTCAAAAAACTCTACAATATTCATTCTGACAGAGCCTCCGCTTCCAAGGTAGGGGCGTTGGACTTCATGAATGACTACAAATTTCTTCTCCCAGCGGAGAACATTGCTCGCCTATTTAGGGCAGCAAACAAACCCGCCTATCGATATCTCGTTGATGAGTGCAACCCCTGGCAACCCTCAAATGGAGCTCATCACGCGGTGGATTTGCTTTTTCTCTTTGGGGGATTTGATCTTTCATTTGCTCCTGGTGCACAACAGACTGGAAAGCAGATGCGCAAGTCAGTGATCGAATTCCTTCACGCCCAGGAGCCGTGGCAGTTGGGTAGCTATGCAGCGTTCGGACCCTACGGGATGTTTCAAGAACTTGATAGCGTCGGCGTCAAGCTCCGGAGACGATCGGAAGAGGCGGAATTTCTGCATTCGGTTCCTTCAGAGATCTTGGATAAGGTGTTCTTTGCCCTTGCGGCCGGCCGGATCAGCTTACTAAACTGA
- a CDS encoding homogentisate 1,2-dioxygenase, which translates to MAAPKDLKPKDFQNAFHWAATQQDGAVPSFATRPNDPYAYQPGFNNSFESEAIAGTIPRGQNSPRSIRYGLYAEQVTASAFVAPRHSNKKAWLYRSRPAVAHQGFTDLPDNKDTESTFIPINPRVHVSPTQLAWKPFPIPDGQDLDFVDGLKTVAGSGDPTLREGLATHVYLCNKSMTKRAFANSDGDWLIVPQQGALDIQTEFGFLYVQPGEICVIQRGLRFKVNVEGPTRGYILEIWGSNWELPELGPLGANGLANARDFLHPVAAYEVTKEDPWNIVYKIGGKFFNSTQRHCPFDVVAWHGNYVPFKYDLTKFVNVGSISVDHIDPSIFCVLTAKSRDPAAPLADFLIFSPRWDVASHTYRPPYYHRNCASELMGLIYGEYGGRSDEFQPGSISFECGFVPHGVAYEQFAAASKADPPQMQISLGSIAFMFETSRALTITDYAWNSKEKHEHDPKMWDDLVDNFSQFEIDPKLLRSNKANHLS; encoded by the exons ATGGCAGCGCCAAAAGACCTTAAGCCGAAGGACTTCCAAAACGCCTTCCACTGGGCGGCGACGCAGCAAGACGGAGCAGTCCCCTCCTTTGCGACGCGCCCGAACGACCCGTATGCTTATCAGCCCGGTTTCAACAACAGCTTCGAGTCAGAGGCTATCGCCGGCACGATTCCAAGGGGCCAGAATAGCCCGAGAAGCATCAGATATGGATTGTACGCCGAACAGGTGACGGCTTCGGCCTTTGTCGCGCCCAGGCATTCCAACAAGAAAGCTTGGCTCTACCGGTCGCGACCAGCTGTTGCTCACCAGGGATTT ACCGATCTTCCCGATAACAAAGACACTGAGTCGACTTTTATCCCGATCAATCCCCGAGTTCACGTTTCACCCACTCAATTGGCTTGGAAGCCGTTCCCGATCCCTGACGGCCAAGATCTGGACTTTGTCGATGGTCTCAAGACTGTCGCCGGCTCTGGAGATCCAACTCTACGCGAGGGCCTCGCCACTCATGTCTACCTCTGCAATAAGAGCATGACGAAAAGAGCTTTTGCGAACTCCGACGGCGACTGGCTCATTGTGCCTCAGCAAGGTGCTCTGGACATCCAAACTGAGTTCGGTTTCTTGTACGTGCAGCCTGGTGAGATTTGCGTCATCCAGCGTGGTCTTCGCTTCAAGGTGAACGTTGAAGGACCCACTCGTGGATACATCCTGGAGATCTGGGGCTCAAACTGGGAGCTTCCCGAGTTGGGTCCTTTGGGAGCGAACGGGTTGGCCAACGCGCGCGACTTCTTGCACCCGGTTGCCGCATACGAGGTCACGAAAGAAGACCCCTGGAATATCGTGTACAAGATCGGCGGAAAGTTCTTCAACAGCACACAACGGCACTGCCCCTTCGATGTGGTTGCGTGGCATGGAAACTACGTGCCGTTCAAGTATGATCTCACCAAGTTTGTCAACGTGGGCTCCATCTCCGTGGACCACATTGATCCGTCAATCTTCTGTGTCTTGACGGCCAAGTCCCGAGATCCAGCTGCGCCCCTGGCCGACTTCTTGATCTTCTCTCCTAGATGGGACGTTGCATCTCACACCTATCGCCCGCCCTACTACCACAGAAACTGCGCTTCTGAGCTGATGGGTCTGATCTATGGCGAATACGGAGGTCGATCCGATGAGTTCCAGCCCGGAAGTATCTCGTTTGAGTGTGGATTTGTACCTCATGGCGTCGCATACGAGCAGTTCGCTGCTGCATCCAAGGCGGATCCCCCTCAAATGCAGATTTCGCTCGGCTCCATTGCCTTCATGTTCGAGACGAGCCGAGCTCTCACCATCACCGACTATGCCTGGAACAGCAAAGAGAAGCATGAGCACGACCCCAAGATGTGGGATGACTTGGTCGACAATTTCTCCCAGTTCGAGATCGATCCTAAACTTTTGAGGTCTAACAAGGCAAACCACCTGAGTTGA